From the Candidatus Sulfotelmatobacter sp. genome, the window GTCAATTCGAAGCGCGCGCCTGCCGACCCGCCAGCATTTTCACGAAGCTGCGGCCGCGGATCTCCTCGAGCGTGAGCCCGGTGGCGAGCGCCTCGGCTTCCGTCAGCGCCCCGCACGAGAGCCCGCGCAGGAAGAAGTTGAGCAGGCCTTGGCCGGTTGCGGCGTCGTCGAACACCGAGCCCGAGAGCGTCGCCCGCGCCGCCTTGTCCACGAAGGCGCGGAGCCGGGCGGCGGCCTCGGCGCGGGCCTCGAGGAAGAACGAGAACACGGCGGCGTAGCGGGAGGGGAGCTGCGCGGGATTCAGATCCCAGCCCTGGTAGTAGGCGTTGCGCAGCGAGGTGCGCACGTCGTCGAAATGGATCTTCCAGGCGCGATGAACCGCGGCGACGTTCTCCTTGATCTGCGCCGGGGTGAGCGGGGCACCAATGCCGGCGCGGTGCGGGCCGACCGGCAGGATGGTGGTGGCTCCGTCCGAAATCGTCACGCCGGTGCCGGCCATGGTCACCTGGATCACGTGCCGCGCGAAGTCGCAGGCGATGTGGGATGGCATCTGGAATCGGGCGGTGATGTTGCAGCCGGCGGTGTAGTCGTAGGTGCCGAAGTGGGCGCCGCGCACGCGGCCTCGGCCGGCGCGCACCAGCGCGGGCAAGGCAAACAGGCCGTCCGCCCCGATGATGCTCTGGGTGGTCTCGACCATCAGCTCGATCGGGATCGCGCCCGCCGGGAGCGACAGCCGGCGCTCGAGTGCGGCCAGCGCCTCCACCAGCACGGTCACCTGCTCGGCGCTGGTGATCTTGGGCAGTGTCACCACGAAGTCGCGGGGAAGCTCGCCGCCGGTCGAGCGAACCAACGCAGTCAGGAACAGATCGAGCGTGCGCAGCGAGCGCCGGTGGAGCTCTTCGGTCAGCGGCTTGATGCGGATACCGATCGCCGGGGGCAGCAGCTTTTCCTTCAATCCGCGCGCGACTTCCTCGGCGTCTTTCACGGCGTCGCGATCCTCTTCGGCGTCTTGGCGATTGCCGTAGCCGTCCTCGAAGTCGATGCGGAAGTCCTCGACCGGCTCGCGTTTGAGCTTTTCCACCACCCGCGCGTGGATGGTGCGCTGGTACTCGGCGTCGCCGGGAAGCTCGAGCGCGCGCGCGAAGGTCGAGGGGTCGGGCGCGTATTCCTCGAGCGAGCGCCGCGCCGCCGAGCCCAGCTTCGCCGCGATGTCCGCCGAGAACAGCTGCGCGCCGCCATAGACGGTGTGAACCGGCTGGCGGTCGAGCCGGTCGCCGGGGTAGGCTTCCGCGACTTTCCGGTTGGCTTCGGCGAGGCGCGCGAGCAGCGCGCGCAGGTCGTCGGGCTCGAGCGTGGTGGACATGAGCGATCTCCAGGTGGAAGCGCCGAATGTAGGGCGCGGGCGAGCGGGAGGCGAGCGAAATCCGATGCCGCAACAGGGATTGGTCACGAGCCGCGTGGTGGTGGAGCGCAACTTCTGCCTGCTTCCGCCCGAGGGCGTTCCCGCGAGCGTGCTGCCCGAATGGACCGCCACCACCGCGCGCATTCTCGCCGCGCCGGCGCTGGGCGCGCGTTTCGCGATGTACCTGTTCGAGGTCGGCGCCGAGGGCGGCGCAGGTCACAAGCTGCCGGATGGCATCGAAGGCTTCATCTACGTGCTCGACGGCGCCCTCGAGCTGGATCTCAACAGCCGCGGCCACCGGATGAGCGCCGGCGGTTTCGCCTATCTCACGCCGGGCTCGCGATTCCGGGTGCACGTCAAGCAGCGCGCGCGGGTTCTGTGCCTGAAGAAGCGCTTCCAGGCGTTCGACCACAATCCGCCGCACGACGTGGTCGGCACGGAGGGCGAGGTGAAGGGCGAGCCGTTCATGGACGTCCAGGAGCTGCTGCTCAAGAAGCTGCTGCCCGACGATGTCAGCTACGACATGGCGATGAACATCTTCACCTTCCCGCCGGGATTTTCGCTGCCGATCACCGAGACCCACGTGATGGAGCACGGCCTCTACATGTTGCAGGGCCAGGGCGTCTATTACCTGGGCGACCGTTGGATGGAAGTGAAAGCCGGCGACTTCATCTGGATGGGCCCCTTCTGCCCGCAGTCGTTCTACGCCACCAGCTCCGAGCCGGCGCGTTACATCTACTACAAGGACGTGAATCGCGACGTCGAGCTGTAGCGCGCGATTGGCATCTTGCCGATGATGCTTCCCGTGGATTCACTGGTCGGCCGCACGCTTTCCCGCTATCGCCTGCTGGAGCGGGTCGGCGCCGGCTCGATGGGCGTGGTCTATCGCGCGCACGACGAACGGCTCGGTCGCGACGTGGCGATCAAGGTGCTGCCCGAATCCACGCTGGTCGACGACGCTTCGCGCACCCGTTTCCGACAGGAGGCGATGGCCCTGTCGCGTCTCAACCACGCCAACATCGAGACCGCGCTCGATTTCGACAGTGATTCCGGCACCGACTTCCTGGTCACCGAGTTCGTGCCCGGGCACTCGCTCGAGAAGCGGCTGGAGCGCGGACCGCTCGACGAGTCCGAGGTGGTGGCGATCGGCATTCAGATCGCCGAGGCGCTCGAGGCGGCGCACGATCAGGGCGTGATCCATCGCGATCTCAAGCCCTCCAACGTGCTGCTGACTCCGAAGGGCCAGGTCAAGCTGCTCGACTTCGGCCTCGCGCGCTTGCACGACGCGGCCGGCGAGACCGCCGCCACGGTGAGCGGACCGCGCGGGGCCGCGTTCGCCGGCACGCTGGCCTACGGCGCGCCCGAGTTGTTCGGCGGCGCTGCGGCCAGCGCCCGGAGCGACGTGTACGCGCTGGGCGTGGTGTTGTTCGAGCTGGCAACCGGCCACCGCCCGCACGAGGAAACGCTGATCCCGGCCCTGATCTATTCGATCGTCCACTCGCCGGCGCCATCGCCGCGCGCGTTGCGCCCCGAGCTGAGCGAAGGTTTCTCCCAGATCGTGCTGGCCGCGCTGGCGACGGATCCCGGCCGGCGCACCCCGACCGCGCGGCGCGTGGCCGACCAGCTGCGCGGCGGGAGCGGCGCGAAAGCTGCCCTCGCGAGCGAGCCACAGCCGATCCGCTCGCTGGCGGTGATGCCGCTCGCCAATCTCTCCGGCGATCCGGCGCAGGAGTTCTTCGCCGACGGCATGACCGACGCGCTGATCGCGAGCCTGGCCCGCATCGGCGCCCTGCGCGTGATCTCGCGCACGTCGGTGATGACCTACAAGGGGGCGAGAAAGCCGCTTCCGCAGATCGCGCGAGAGGTGGACGTGGACGCCATCGTCGAGGGCGCGGTGCTCCGTTCGGGTGAGCGCGTGCGGATCACCGCGCACCTGGTGCGCGCCGCCAACGACAGCCAGCTGTGGAGCGAGAGCTACGAGCGCGACATCGGCGACATCCTGCGCTTGCAGTCGGACGTGGCCCAGGCGATCGCCGACAGCATCAAAGTCCATGTGACCGCCGAGGAGCGCGAGCGGCTCGCGGACGAGCGCGCCGTGAATCCCGAAGCGCATCTCGCCTATCTGCGCGGCCGCTACCTGTGGAACAAATGGACGCCGGACGAGCTGCGCGCCGCCATCGAGCAGTTCCGGCAAGCGCTGGGGATCGATCCCAGCTACGCGCTCGCCTACGCCGGCCTCGCCGACTGTTACGGCGTGCTCGGCAACATCAACGCCATGCCCCACGACGAGGCGTACGCCAGCGCCCGCGCGATGGCGCTGAAGGGGCTCGAGCTGGACGACACGGTGGCGGAGCTCCACGGCTCGCTGGGCTACGTGCTGCGCTTCCGCGACTGGGACTGGGCCGGCGCCGAGCGTGAGCTGCGGCGCAGTGTCGAGCTGAATCCCGGCTACGCCAACGGCCTGCGCTGGCACGCCCAGCTGCTCTCGAGCCTCGGCCGGCATGCCGAGGCGATCGTCGAGTCACGCCGCGCGCTCGAGATGGATCCGCTCTCGCTGATCATCTACGCGGCGGTCGGCGACGTCTACTTCTTCGCCCGCCAGTACGATCGGGCCATCGAATACTACCGGCGCAGCACCGCGCTGGATCCGAGCTTCCTGCCCGGGCACACGGACCTCGCGCGCGCCTATGAGCAGAAGGGAATGCTCGACGAGGCGATCGCCGAGTACAAGCTCTCGATCGCGCTCGAGCGCAGCGACCCCGGCATGTCGGCGGGGCTCGCCCACACCTACGCCCTGGCCGGGCGGAAGGAGGAGTCGCGCGAGATTCTCGGGCGGCTGATCGAGCGGGCACGCCGCGAATTCGCCCCGACCTTCGGCATCGCCACCATTCATGCCTGTCTGGGCGAGGTCGACGCGGCCTTCGAGTGGCTCGATCAGGCGTACGCGCGTCGCGACGGCGCGCTCGGCCTGCTCAAGGTGCACCCGCGACTGGACGGCCTGCGCGGCGATCCCCGGTTCGCGGCGCTGCTGAAGAAGATGAGGCTCGACGACTAGGAAGTCGTCTCGACGCTCCCGCGCTGCCATTCGTAGCGCTTGCCGCCCAGCCAGCACTGGGGAATCGCCGGCACCGCGAGCGCGATCGCGTGCCAGCGCGGGCCGAGATGCTGACCTCCATCCGGCGCTCGACATGACTGGTCCCTCGGCGGCAGGGCTACCACTCGCTGCCGTGAATCCCCGGCTGATTGTCGCGTATCTCGCTTGGCACCCGCGCACCCACGTCCTACAGTGCGACGGATGAAACGCTCGTCCGTCCGCCGCACTCGTGCCACCACGCTCCGCCGCCCGTCCGCGGTCGGCGTCTCCATCCCCAAGCTCGAGGCGCCCGACAAGGTGACCGGCCGCGCGCTCTACGTCGACGACCTGCGCGTGCCCGGAATGCTGCACGGCCGGACGGTGCGCTCCACCATCGCTCACGGGAGGATCAAACGCATCCAGCTCGATCCGGCCTTCGACTGGCGCGACCTGGTGGTCGCGGACCATCGCGACATTCCCGGCGAGAACGTGGTGGCGTTGATCGAGGACGATCAGCCGCTGCTGGCGGTGGAAGAGATCCGCCATGCCGACGAGCCGATTCTGCTGCTGGCTCACGAAGATGCCGAGCGCGTCGAGGCCGCCACCCGCGCGGTCAAGATCGAATACGAGACCCTCGAACCGGTGCTCACGGTCGAGGACTCGCTGGCGAAGCGCGCTTTGATCCACGGCGACGACAACGTGTTCAAGGAGATCTTGATCGAGCGCGGCGACCTCGAGGCCGGATTCGCGTCCGCCGATCGGATCGTTGAAGGCGAGTACCGCGTCGGGCACCAGGAGCACATCTACATCGAGAACAACGGCATGATCGCCGAGCGCACGCCGGAAGGAGGGCTGCTGCTGCGCGGATCCCTGCAGTGCCCGTACTACGTGCACCACGCGGTGCTCCGCGCCTTTCACCTGCCGGCCGAGAAGGTGCGCGTGATCCAGACCGTGACCGGCGGCGGATTCGGAGGCAAGGAAGAGTATCCCTCCATGATCGGCGCGCACGCGGCGCTGCTCGCCTGGAAGAGCGGCAGGCCGGTCAAGATCATGTACGACCGG encodes:
- the allE gene encoding (S)-ureidoglycine aminohydrolase, which codes for MSDLQVEAPNVGRGRAGGERNPMPQQGLVTSRVVVERNFCLLPPEGVPASVLPEWTATTARILAAPALGARFAMYLFEVGAEGGAGHKLPDGIEGFIYVLDGALELDLNSRGHRMSAGGFAYLTPGSRFRVHVKQRARVLCLKKRFQAFDHNPPHDVVGTEGEVKGEPFMDVQELLLKKLLPDDVSYDMAMNIFTFPPGFSLPITETHVMEHGLYMLQGQGVYYLGDRWMEVKAGDFIWMGPFCPQSFYATSSEPARYIYYKDVNRDVEL
- a CDS encoding protein kinase; translation: MDSLVGRTLSRYRLLERVGAGSMGVVYRAHDERLGRDVAIKVLPESTLVDDASRTRFRQEAMALSRLNHANIETALDFDSDSGTDFLVTEFVPGHSLEKRLERGPLDESEVVAIGIQIAEALEAAHDQGVIHRDLKPSNVLLTPKGQVKLLDFGLARLHDAAGETAATVSGPRGAAFAGTLAYGAPELFGGAAASARSDVYALGVVLFELATGHRPHEETLIPALIYSIVHSPAPSPRALRPELSEGFSQIVLAALATDPGRRTPTARRVADQLRGGSGAKAALASEPQPIRSLAVMPLANLSGDPAQEFFADGMTDALIASLARIGALRVISRTSVMTYKGARKPLPQIAREVDVDAIVEGAVLRSGERVRITAHLVRAANDSQLWSESYERDIGDILRLQSDVAQAIADSIKVHVTAEERERLADERAVNPEAHLAYLRGRYLWNKWTPDELRAAIEQFRQALGIDPSYALAYAGLADCYGVLGNINAMPHDEAYASARAMALKGLELDDTVAELHGSLGYVLRFRDWDWAGAERELRRSVELNPGYANGLRWHAQLLSSLGRHAEAIVESRRALEMDPLSLIIYAAVGDVYFFARQYDRAIEYYRRSTALDPSFLPGHTDLARAYEQKGMLDEAIAEYKLSIALERSDPGMSAGLAHTYALAGRKEESREILGRLIERARREFAPTFGIATIHACLGEVDAAFEWLDQAYARRDGALGLLKVHPRLDGLRGDPRFAALLKKMRLDD